A region of the Acidobacteriota bacterium genome:
ACCACCTCTTTTGCCGACGCAATCGCGCACGCGCTATCATCTAAATGATGGATAGCTTGTCAGCCCAAAGGCCGCTCCGCTGTCGCGGCCATGAAGTTAACAGGGTCCACCCAGTCTAGAGCCGTGGCTACTGACACCATCGCCCAGGCCGTTCTCGCGCGGGCAGATGTCGCGCGTTTTCTGGAAGGTACGCACGGCCTGACCAGCGACGATGCCCGAACGCGGGTCATGGGCTACCTCGAAGAGTTGCAGACAACGCAGCGCTACGAGTTGTACCGGGCGCTGGAGTATCCGCTTTACCCCATCTTGCGCAAGATCGAGCGCGTCGTCGAGCGGCAGCACCTGGCCGTGGACGCGGCCGCCCAGGGCCGGGTGGCCTACGTGTCGAACCACCGCAGCCACATCGACTACCTGGTGGAGCCGCTGGCCCTGGACGATGCCGGCATTCGCCCGCCGATCATCGCAGCGGGCATCAACCTGTTCGGCGGACCGCTCGGCCTGATCCACAAGCACGTAACCGGCGCGCTGCCGATCCGCCGCAACACCAAGGATCCTGCGTATCTGATCACGCTGAAGGCCTACGTCAGCGAGCTGCTGCACAAGCACGACCTGTTCTTTTACCCCGAGGGCGGCCGCAGCTACAGCGGCGAGCTCAAGACCATGAAGACCGGCCTGTTCAGCGCGTGCATCGACGCCGGTGTGCCGGGCATGCAACTGGTGCCGGTGGCGGTGTCGTACGACCTGGTGCTCGAGGACCACGTCATCGCGAAACAGAAGGTCAAACGGCGGCAGAAGGCGTTCAGCCGCGAAGTGGCGGAGCTGGTCCGCTATGCCGTGGGCTATCGCAGCCGGTCGTTCGTCACGTTCGGCC
Encoded here:
- a CDS encoding 1-acyl-sn-glycerol-3-phosphate acyltransferase produces the protein MATDTIAQAVLARADVARFLEGTHGLTSDDARTRVMGYLEELQTTQRYELYRALEYPLYPILRKIERVVERQHLAVDAAAQGRVAYVSNHRSHIDYLVEPLALDDAGIRPPIIAAGINLFGGPLGLIHKHVTGALPIRRNTKDPAYLITLKAYVSELLHKHDLFFYPEGGRSYSGELKTMKTGLFSACIDAGVPGMQLVPVAVSYDLVLEDHVIAKQKVKRRQKAFSREVAELVRYAVGYRSRSFVTFGRPVPIDGIDGESRKAVMDVTRHVRGEIGRLYKVLPTAVLAAAMTASGSKAELSDRINVILDALRAADANLGVQTADEVLALGSEPLATRNIIVIENGRYRVRERSVLRYYGRSIAHLLAPPGATH